One Methylocaldum marinum DNA window includes the following coding sequences:
- a CDS encoding P-II family nitrogen regulator has protein sequence MKLITAIIKPFKLDDVREGLSEIGISGITVTEVKGFGRQKGHTELYRGAEYVVDFLPKVKVEVAVTDGMVEQAVDAIIKSANTGKIGDGKIFVTNLEQTIRIRTGETGEQAI, from the coding sequence ATGAAACTCATAACCGCGATCATAAAACCATTCAAGTTGGACGATGTTCGGGAAGGGTTGTCCGAAATCGGCATCAGCGGCATTACGGTGACCGAAGTCAAAGGTTTCGGGCGTCAAAAGGGGCACACCGAGCTTTATCGCGGGGCTGAATATGTCGTCGATTTCCTTCCCAAGGTGAAAGTCGAAGTCGCGGTGACCGACGGTATGGTCGAGCAGGCTGTCGATGCCATCATCAAATCCGCCAACACGGGCAAGATCGGCGACGGCAAGATATTCGTGACCAACCTCGAACAGACGATCCGGATCAGGACCGGCGAAACCGGGGAGCAGGCGATTTAA
- the acs gene encoding acetate--CoA ligase gives MSLEKVYDVPLEVAAGAHITEALYREMYERSIKDSDKFWSEQAERFVDWFKPWDKVQDCDFGTARIRWFEGGKLNVSYNCLDRHLAEKGDQVAIIWEGDDPDLDRTLTFRELHEQVCRFANVLKKHGVEKSDRVCIYLPMIPEAAVAMLACARIGAVHSIVFAGFSADALRDRILDADCRYVICADEGNRGGRTVPLKTNVDTALQSCPNVKTVIVVRNTGGTIDWDARSVWYHEELAEASPDCPPESMDAEDPLFILYTSGSTGKPKGVLHSTGGYLVYAAMTFQYVFDYRPGEIYWCTADVGWITGHSYTVYGPLCNGATTLMFEGIPTYPAPDRFWRVVEKHRVNIFYTAPTAIRALMAQGDNWLETTDRGSLRVLGSVGEPINPEAWEWYYHHVGRERCPIVDTWWQTETGGILITPLIGATRLKPGSATRPFFGIVPAIVDSQGNVLEGDCEGVLTITRSWPGQARSVFGSHQRFFETYFSAYPGKYFTGDGARRDADGYYWITGRVDDVLNVSGHRMGTAEIESALVLHDSVAEAAVVGYPHNIKGQGIYAYVTLVAGISPSAELEQELIQLVRKEIGPIATPDLIQWAPTLPKTRSGKIMRRILRKIAANEIRDLGDISTLADPGVVEEIIQNRANRS, from the coding sequence ATGTCCCTGGAAAAAGTCTACGATGTACCGCTGGAAGTAGCGGCCGGAGCGCATATTACCGAAGCGCTTTACCGAGAGATGTATGAACGTTCCATTAAGGATTCGGACAAGTTCTGGTCGGAGCAGGCGGAACGCTTCGTAGACTGGTTCAAACCGTGGGACAAAGTCCAGGATTGCGACTTCGGCACAGCCCGCATTCGATGGTTCGAAGGCGGCAAGCTGAACGTCAGTTACAACTGCCTCGATCGCCATCTGGCCGAAAAGGGTGATCAGGTTGCCATCATCTGGGAAGGCGACGATCCTGATCTGGACAGGACGCTTACCTTTCGCGAGCTGCACGAGCAAGTGTGCCGGTTCGCCAACGTCTTAAAAAAGCATGGTGTCGAAAAAAGCGACCGGGTCTGCATCTACCTTCCGATGATTCCGGAAGCGGCCGTGGCCATGTTGGCCTGCGCTCGGATCGGCGCCGTCCATTCCATCGTGTTTGCCGGCTTTTCCGCAGACGCATTGCGGGATCGTATCCTCGATGCCGACTGCCGTTACGTCATTTGCGCCGATGAAGGGAATCGGGGCGGACGGACCGTGCCGCTGAAAACCAATGTGGATACCGCGCTGCAGTCTTGTCCGAACGTAAAAACGGTTATAGTGGTCAGAAATACCGGCGGGACGATCGACTGGGACGCCCGCAGCGTGTGGTACCACGAAGAGCTCGCCGAAGCCTCTCCCGATTGCCCGCCCGAATCCATGGACGCGGAAGACCCCCTCTTCATTCTCTATACCTCGGGATCTACCGGAAAACCCAAAGGGGTGCTTCACTCGACCGGGGGTTATTTGGTTTATGCCGCCATGACCTTTCAGTACGTGTTCGATTACCGCCCGGGCGAGATCTACTGGTGCACCGCGGACGTCGGCTGGATCACAGGTCATTCGTACACGGTTTACGGTCCCTTGTGCAACGGCGCGACGACCCTGATGTTCGAAGGCATTCCGACCTATCCGGCGCCCGACCGTTTCTGGAGAGTGGTCGAAAAACACCGGGTCAACATTTTTTACACCGCGCCAACCGCCATCCGTGCCTTGATGGCACAGGGCGACAATTGGCTTGAAACCACCGACAGAGGTAGTTTGCGTGTTCTCGGCTCGGTCGGCGAACCGATCAATCCGGAAGCCTGGGAGTGGTATTACCATCACGTGGGGCGCGAACGCTGCCCTATCGTCGATACCTGGTGGCAAACCGAAACCGGCGGAATACTGATCACACCATTGATCGGAGCCACGCGGCTGAAACCCGGCTCCGCGACACGGCCGTTTTTCGGCATCGTACCGGCCATAGTCGACAGCCAGGGCAATGTTTTGGAAGGAGACTGCGAGGGCGTATTAACGATTACCCGCTCTTGGCCCGGTCAGGCCCGCTCCGTATTCGGCAGCCATCAACGCTTCTTCGAAACTTATTTTTCCGCCTATCCCGGCAAGTACTTCACCGGAGACGGTGCCAGACGGGACGCCGACGGATATTACTGGATTACCGGGCGCGTCGACGACGTGCTGAACGTATCGGGCCACCGCATGGGCACCGCGGAAATCGAAAGCGCGCTGGTCCTGCACGATAGCGTAGCCGAAGCCGCCGTCGTGGGTTATCCGCACAATATCAAGGGACAGGGCATCTACGCCTATGTCACGCTGGTCGCCGGCATCTCGCCGAGCGCCGAGCTCGAACAGGAATTGATTCAATTGGTTCGCAAGGAAATCGGTCCGATTGCAACACCGGACTTGATTCAATGGGCGCCGACATTGCCGAAAACCCGATCCGGCAAAATCATGCGCCGCATACTTAGAAAAATTGCGGCCAACGAGATCCGCGATCTCGGCGACATTTCCACCTTGGCCGACCCCGGGGTCGTCGAGGAAATTATCCAGAACCGAGCCAATCGGAGCTAA
- the rpoS gene encoding RNA polymerase sigma factor RpoS — translation MSEQIVEELKTFGEAGLYDDSATFVDDFEANEVLEEESSIWNEAELGAIDSEYQYDATRLYLKELGNSQLLTADEEKHYGRLAQKGDQAARKKMIESNLRLVVKISRRYLNRGLPLLDLIEEGNLGLIRAVEKFEPDRGFRFSTYATWWIRQTIERALMNQTRTIRLPIHVVKEMNVYLKAYRQLAVTMHHDPSAEDVAKYLDKPVKTVEKMLKLNERVVSIDVPFKKDSEKSLVECISEEDKLPLPETLQNERISSNLSDWLDQLSDKQREVICRRYGLRGYDHATLEEVAAVMGVTRERVRQIQMEGLNRLRDILETDGYTADAIFH, via the coding sequence ATGTCTGAACAGATCGTAGAAGAATTGAAAACCTTTGGAGAGGCAGGCTTGTACGATGATTCGGCCACCTTCGTCGACGATTTCGAAGCGAACGAAGTTCTCGAAGAGGAGTCGTCGATATGGAATGAAGCGGAGTTGGGTGCCATCGATTCGGAATACCAATACGACGCGACGCGCCTATATCTAAAGGAATTGGGAAATTCTCAGCTGCTGACCGCTGATGAAGAAAAACACTATGGTCGTCTGGCTCAAAAAGGCGATCAAGCGGCGCGCAAGAAAATGATAGAGAGCAATTTGCGGCTGGTGGTCAAGATCTCCCGCCGATACCTGAATCGCGGCTTGCCGCTTCTGGACTTGATCGAAGAAGGAAATCTCGGATTAATAAGAGCGGTCGAGAAATTTGAACCCGATCGCGGCTTTCGGTTCTCTACCTACGCGACCTGGTGGATACGGCAGACGATTGAGCGCGCCTTGATGAATCAAACGCGTACGATTCGGCTTCCGATTCATGTCGTAAAGGAAATGAATGTCTATCTTAAAGCGTATCGTCAGCTGGCCGTTACCATGCATCACGACCCGAGTGCGGAAGACGTCGCGAAATATCTGGACAAGCCGGTAAAGACGGTCGAAAAGATGCTGAAACTCAATGAGCGAGTTGTATCGATCGACGTTCCGTTCAAGAAGGATTCGGAAAAATCCCTGGTGGAATGTATTTCCGAGGAGGATAAACTCCCCCTGCCGGAAACCCTTCAGAACGAGCGAATTTCCAGCAACCTTTCCGACTGGCTGGATCAGCTTTCAGACAAGCAGAGAGAAGTCATCTGCCGCCGATACGGTCTCCGCGGCTACGATCATGCCACTCTCGAAGAAGTTGCAGCCGTCATGGGCGTTACACGGGAACGCGTACGCCAGATTCAGATGGAAGGTCTGAATCGCCTTCGCGATATTTTGGAAACCGACGGTTATACCGCGGACGCCATCTTTCACTAA
- a CDS encoding J domain-containing protein, producing the protein MIQIILLLLIVYFAVLTVRRFLASAPSEAHARKIRRGLLWAGILAVLALAATGRLGWLLPLLGALIATVLRLAPVLVQFLVQYLPLLRRWQQQRAAARQTASDGGRSSSFVESRFLRMQLDHATGEIHGVVVTGLYAGRSLHEMTLAQLSELYAEYVRNDPESASLLQAYMERVHGESWQESDNRAPDHDHGKMTPEEAYRVLGIASGSPRDVIIAAHRRLMQRMHPDRGGSDYLAAKINQAKDVLLGR; encoded by the coding sequence TTGATTCAAATCATCCTGCTTCTTTTAATCGTTTACTTCGCCGTGCTGACGGTGCGTCGATTTCTTGCTTCCGCACCCTCGGAAGCACACGCCAGGAAAATCCGGCGCGGCCTGCTATGGGCCGGAATTCTGGCAGTACTGGCACTCGCCGCGACAGGGCGCCTGGGCTGGCTGCTCCCGCTCCTCGGGGCGCTGATAGCAACAGTGCTCCGGCTTGCCCCGGTTTTGGTCCAGTTCCTGGTTCAATATCTGCCGCTCCTGCGCCGCTGGCAGCAACAACGGGCCGCGGCACGGCAAACAGCTAGCGACGGTGGCCGGAGTAGCTCGTTCGTGGAATCCCGTTTTCTGCGCATGCAACTCGACCACGCAACCGGCGAAATTCACGGTGTGGTGGTGACGGGACTTTATGCCGGCCGCAGCTTGCATGAAATGACCCTCGCACAGCTGAGCGAGCTATATGCCGAATATGTCCGCAACGATCCGGAATCCGCCTCGCTGTTGCAAGCCTACATGGAGCGTGTCCACGGCGAATCCTGGCAGGAAAGCGATAACCGGGCACCCGACCACGACCATGGCAAGATGACGCCGGAAGAAGCCTATCGCGTTCTGGGCATTGCTTCGGGATCTCCGCGCGATGTCATCATCGCCGCTCACCGCCGCCTAATGCAGCGGATGCATCCCGACCGCGGCGGCTCCGACTATCTCGCGGCAAAAATCAATCAAGCGAAAGACGTTCTACTCGGACGATAA
- a CDS encoding VWA domain-containing protein: protein MNDSKKLPSQSSSSDVQAFLKKLAQTPNVKPAGRKGRLIFALDATASREPTWQEACRIQADMFDAAATLGGLEIQLCYYRGMADFEAFPWLVRAEELRRRMALVQCVGGYTQIGKVLEHTLQETRTGKVDALVFVGDSMEENVDFICKIAGELGLLGVKAFLFQEGFDPTAELAFKQIAKLTQGAHCRFDAGSARQLRDLLNAVAVYAAGGLKALENYSRTRGGVVLQLAHQIKKP, encoded by the coding sequence ATGAACGATTCGAAAAAGCTACCGTCACAATCGAGCAGCAGCGACGTACAAGCGTTTCTGAAAAAACTCGCGCAAACGCCCAATGTCAAACCGGCCGGACGCAAAGGGCGGCTGATTTTTGCCTTGGACGCGACCGCGAGCCGAGAGCCCACATGGCAGGAAGCGTGCCGCATACAGGCGGACATGTTCGATGCCGCCGCGACTCTCGGCGGCCTGGAAATTCAGCTCTGTTATTACCGCGGAATGGCAGATTTCGAAGCTTTCCCCTGGTTGGTTCGTGCCGAGGAGCTGCGGCGGCGCATGGCCCTGGTGCAATGTGTCGGAGGATACACACAGATCGGCAAGGTGCTCGAGCACACATTGCAGGAAACGCGGACCGGCAAGGTCGACGCCTTGGTATTCGTCGGCGACAGCATGGAAGAAAACGTCGACTTCATTTGTAAAATCGCAGGCGAATTAGGCCTGCTCGGCGTAAAAGCGTTTCTGTTCCAGGAAGGTTTCGATCCGACCGCCGAACTCGCGTTCAAACAGATCGCCAAACTGACCCAGGGTGCCCACTGCCGCTTCGATGCCGGAAGCGCACGACAACTCCGGGATCTGCTCAATGCCGTTGCGGTCTATGCCGCGGGCGGCCTGAAAGCCCTGGAAAACTACAGCCGCACCCGAGGTGGCGTCGTTCTGCAATTGGCCCATCAAATCAAAAAGCCTTGA
- a CDS encoding ABC transporter permease, whose amino-acid sequence MAKNFKLALKIVARDWRSGELTILMAALLIAVASSTAVNLLGDRLARTMNLQAAEFLAADLVVGGHHQPSETWRRQASAHGLRVAGTTEFSSVLIENDELLLVGVKAVEESYPLHGSLRTTLSDIAAAAETRDVPKPGEAWVEQRVLATLGLKLDDDITVGEKPLRITRILTHEPDRRGDLYSLSPRVLMNRADVAATRVIQPGSHVHYYELFAGDERALRAFKQWLKPQLHPGQRILDVHEDRPELGNALNRAERYLGLTSIAVVLISGVAIAMTARRYTERHYDMTAMLKCLGARERDVLWIYASQFLIIGLIASSLGSAAGYLTQESVIHLLRSLLPQTLAAPGWLAVVFGAATGLLILLGFALPPILRLKRLAPLRVLRRDLEPLPSSAWVVYGLAGLTLSALLWRYTHDWVMTLSILAIAGIAIALFSLLGLSMLSLGRLLLPYVSLPWRFGLQHLTRRPRLGVSQILAFSITLVAMQISLLVRTELLQEWKRQLPQDTPNHFALNLFDTDLARFRETLDKEGIASSAYYPIVRGRLTAVNGKDVFEIVHKDSRAEASINRELSLTWASELPRDNRVVRGQWVNGADPLSVSVEAELAKGLGIEPGDKLTFNIAGQELAATVIGTRSVRWDTMTPNFFMIFSPGSLDAYPHTWLTSFYLPPDRKPVLGDLAKSFPSMTILEVDALLKQFQTILRQVTSAIEYVLLLALAAGFTVLFAAVRATLDERIYEDVLLRTMGASRRLLRNAQWVEFAALGFLAGVLASAISEVIAWILFSRVFDLTYRFHWETWLATPVLGALAIGLAGYLNTRSVVKNSPMRVLREL is encoded by the coding sequence GTGGCCAAGAATTTCAAACTTGCCCTGAAAATAGTCGCACGCGATTGGCGCAGCGGCGAATTGACCATCCTGATGGCGGCGCTGCTCATCGCGGTGGCCAGTTCGACCGCCGTCAACCTCCTGGGCGACCGACTGGCTCGCACCATGAATCTCCAGGCGGCGGAATTTCTGGCGGCCGATCTCGTGGTCGGCGGCCATCACCAGCCCTCCGAAACCTGGAGACGGCAAGCATCCGCGCACGGGCTGCGAGTGGCCGGCACCACCGAGTTCTCCAGTGTCCTGATCGAAAACGACGAGTTGCTTCTGGTGGGCGTGAAGGCGGTGGAAGAAAGCTATCCCTTGCACGGTTCGCTTCGCACGACGCTGAGCGACATCGCGGCCGCTGCCGAAACACGGGATGTCCCGAAACCGGGTGAAGCTTGGGTCGAGCAACGTGTGCTCGCGACACTGGGTTTGAAGTTGGACGACGACATCACCGTCGGAGAGAAACCGCTTCGGATCACCCGGATTCTCACGCATGAACCGGACCGCCGCGGCGACCTCTACAGCCTTTCACCCCGGGTCCTGATGAATCGGGCCGATGTCGCCGCAACCCGCGTCATTCAACCCGGCAGCCACGTCCACTACTATGAATTGTTCGCCGGCGACGAGCGAGCGCTGCGCGCGTTCAAGCAATGGCTCAAACCCCAGCTGCATCCGGGGCAGCGCATACTCGACGTGCACGAGGATCGCCCCGAACTCGGAAATGCCCTGAATCGCGCGGAACGCTATCTGGGACTGACCAGCATCGCCGTGGTCCTGATCTCGGGCGTTGCCATCGCCATGACCGCGCGCCGCTACACCGAACGACACTACGACATGACCGCCATGCTCAAGTGCCTGGGGGCTCGCGAACGCGACGTTCTGTGGATCTATGCGAGCCAGTTCCTGATTATCGGCCTCATCGCCAGTTCGCTGGGCAGTGCCGCGGGTTACCTGACCCAGGAGAGCGTCATCCATCTGCTCCGCTCGCTGCTGCCGCAGACTCTCGCCGCTCCCGGCTGGCTGGCGGTGGTCTTCGGTGCGGCAACGGGACTCCTGATTCTGCTCGGCTTCGCCCTGCCGCCGATCCTCAGGCTCAAACGCCTTGCTCCGCTGCGCGTGCTGCGCCGCGATCTCGAACCTTTGCCGTCCAGCGCCTGGGTCGTCTACGGACTCGCCGGGCTCACCCTGAGTGCGCTGCTTTGGCGGTATACTCACGACTGGGTGATGACCCTCAGCATATTGGCGATAGCCGGTATTGCGATAGCGCTGTTCAGCCTGCTCGGTTTGTCGATGCTGAGCCTCGGCCGCCTGCTTCTGCCTTACGTTTCGCTGCCGTGGCGCTTCGGTCTGCAACATTTGACCCGCAGACCGCGACTGGGCGTGAGCCAGATCCTGGCTTTCAGCATAACCCTGGTGGCGATGCAGATCAGTCTTCTGGTGCGTACCGAACTGCTGCAGGAATGGAAACGCCAGCTGCCCCAAGATACCCCCAATCACTTTGCCCTGAATCTGTTCGATACCGATTTGGCGAGATTTCGCGAGACTTTGGATAAAGAAGGTATCGCCAGCAGCGCATACTATCCAATCGTTCGAGGTCGCTTGACGGCCGTCAACGGCAAGGACGTTTTCGAAATCGTGCACAAGGATTCGCGGGCCGAAGCCTCCATCAATCGCGAACTAAGCCTGACCTGGGCATCGGAACTACCGCGGGACAACCGCGTGGTTCGGGGACAATGGGTAAACGGAGCCGATCCGCTCAGCGTTTCGGTGGAAGCGGAACTGGCCAAGGGCCTCGGCATCGAGCCCGGCGACAAGCTCACGTTCAACATCGCGGGACAAGAACTCGCGGCCACCGTGATCGGCACCCGTAGCGTACGCTGGGACACCATGACACCCAACTTTTTCATGATTTTTTCGCCCGGCAGCTTGGACGCCTACCCTCACACCTGGCTCACCAGCTTTTATCTGCCGCCCGATCGCAAACCGGTTCTCGGAGACTTGGCCAAATCCTTCCCGAGCATGACGATTCTGGAAGTGGACGCGCTCTTGAAACAATTTCAGACCATACTGCGACAAGTGACGAGCGCCATCGAATATGTCTTGCTGTTAGCCCTAGCGGCAGGGTTCACGGTGCTTTTCGCCGCGGTTCGGGCGACACTAGACGAGCGCATTTACGAGGACGTTCTGCTGCGCACCATGGGCGCCAGCCGGCGCTTGTTGAGGAATGCGCAGTGGGTGGAGTTCGCCGCGTTGGGCTTCCTGGCCGGCGTTCTGGCATCGGCCATCAGCGAGGTGATTGCGTGGATCTTATTCAGCCGGGTGTTCGACTTGACCTATCGATTCCATTGGGAGACGTGGCTGGCCACGCCCGTGTTGGGCGCTCTGGCGATCGGGCTGGCAGGCTACTTGAATACCCGGTCCGTCGTAAAAAACAGCCCGATGCGCGTGCTGCGAGAGCTATAA
- the flgL gene encoding flagellar hook-associated protein FlgL, with the protein MRISTPLMERMGMDGIHRQQAKLARTQLQLSTGQRILAPSDDPGAAVRALDLKESLETNRQFQSNIQAVRSRLEFEDSALTGVANLLQRARELSVESLNDTLNTGDRQAIGQEMQQLLDEMLGLANTRDANGEYIFAGFRSNTVPFVFDGGRTPPAYVYQGDKNRRLLQIAPQRPMADGDSGFAVFENVSSNSGANAIAASGGRQSVLNTLYSLAQALNGQFTASHGALMGTKDLSSGIDYSGGAKSFDLAVDGGAPVTISIAAANYAGADDLVAAINAGISATALDGTVVAQHRSGFMEFVSANAGDTSSVAISNDTDGVLTDLGLSDPELGSGAGPSFHEAASASLEDIDAALQSVSDTRASVGARLNALDEQADVHDKFIIDTEANLSEIQDLDYAEAISRFNIQQLALQAAQQAYVKVQGLTLFNYL; encoded by the coding sequence ATGCGCATTTCGACACCTCTTATGGAACGGATGGGCATGGATGGCATCCACAGACAGCAGGCAAAGCTCGCCAGAACCCAGCTGCAACTCTCCACCGGCCAGCGCATTCTGGCGCCGTCGGACGATCCCGGGGCCGCGGTCCGCGCGCTGGACTTGAAGGAATCGCTGGAAACCAACCGGCAGTTCCAATCCAATATTCAAGCCGTTCGCTCAAGACTCGAATTCGAAGACTCCGCCTTGACCGGCGTGGCAAACCTGTTGCAGCGTGCCCGCGAACTATCCGTCGAAAGCCTCAACGACACGCTCAATACCGGCGATCGGCAGGCCATCGGCCAGGAAATGCAGCAGTTATTGGACGAGATGCTGGGACTTGCGAACACGCGTGATGCCAACGGCGAATATATTTTTGCCGGCTTCCGCTCGAATACGGTTCCTTTCGTATTCGACGGCGGTCGGACGCCGCCGGCGTATGTCTATCAAGGCGACAAGAATCGGCGCCTCCTGCAGATCGCACCGCAGCGGCCCATGGCCGACGGCGATTCCGGATTTGCCGTATTCGAGAACGTTTCTTCGAATTCGGGCGCCAATGCGATCGCCGCCTCCGGCGGCAGGCAGAGTGTTCTCAATACCTTGTATTCCCTCGCTCAAGCCTTGAACGGCCAATTTACCGCATCCCATGGCGCGCTCATGGGAACCAAAGACCTGTCGTCCGGCATCGATTACAGCGGCGGCGCAAAGAGCTTCGACTTGGCCGTCGACGGCGGCGCGCCGGTCACGATATCCATAGCCGCGGCGAATTATGCCGGCGCCGACGACCTGGTCGCCGCCATAAACGCCGGCATAAGCGCAACGGCCCTGGACGGCACGGTCGTCGCCCAGCATAGATCCGGTTTTATGGAATTCGTCTCGGCAAACGCCGGCGACACCTCGTCCGTTGCCATCAGCAACGATACCGATGGCGTCCTCACGGATCTCGGATTGTCGGACCCGGAACTCGGAAGCGGAGCCGGGCCGAGCTTCCACGAAGCCGCCAGCGCCTCGTTGGAGGATATCGATGCGGCCCTGCAAAGCGTCTCGGATACCCGCGCCAGCGTCGGCGCGCGTCTGAACGCGCTGGACGAACAAGCGGATGTTCACGACAAATTCATCATCGACACCGAAGCAAACCTTTCCGAAATCCAGGATCTGGACTATGCGGAAGCGATCAGTCGCTTCAACATTCAGCAGCTTGCGCTACAGGCAGCGCAACAAGCCTACGTCAAAGTACAAGGACTCACCCTTTTCAATTATCTTTAA